The proteins below are encoded in one region of Ammospiza nelsoni isolate bAmmNel1 chromosome 23, bAmmNel1.pri, whole genome shotgun sequence:
- the G0S2 gene encoding G0/G1 switch protein 2, producing the protein METMHELIPFAKEMLSQKPNRKMVKLYMLGSVLAFFGVVIGLVETVCSPFSSQPSLEDEEDKNKPGAAREQQKREDLVLAKGKAQPALQRALVTRQHAS; encoded by the coding sequence ATGGAGACCATGCACGAGCTGATCCCCTTCGCCAAGGAGATGCTGAGCCAGAAGCCCAACAGGAAGATGGTCAAGCTGTACATGCTGGGCAGCGTGCTGGCCTTCTTCGGGGTGGTCATCGGCCTGGTGGAGACCGTGTGCAGCCCcttcagctcccagcccagcctggaggacGAGGAGGACAAGAACAAGCCCGGGGCGGCCCGGGAGCAGCAGAAAAGGGAGGATTTGGTGCTGGCCAAGGGCAAGGCGCAGCCGGCGCTGCAGAGGGCCCTGGTGACCCGGCAGCACGCGTCCTAG